In one window of Nothobranchius furzeri strain GRZ-AD chromosome 11, NfurGRZ-RIMD1, whole genome shotgun sequence DNA:
- the tal1 gene encoding T-cell acute lymphocytic leukemia protein 1 isoform X3 yields MTHSQNGSTVTSTRLERLGGESEQYSMYPSNRVKRRPAPYEVELDEAGQPKIVRRIFTNSRERWRQQNVNGAFAELRKLIPTHPPDKKLSKNEILRLAMKYISFLSNLLEDQDGGRNVGGTTDGDTGLLVGVATHEGGPQGAPHQETVVGLARDDLLETMSPSSSCGSLPDGDAEGSPESFMEDQDSPPAPRTLTTSRGPSLHLAARDLRRNGRPLDGSTRR; encoded by the exons ATGACCCACTCACAAAATGGCTCCACAGTAACATCAACACGACTGGAACG TCTTGGAGGAGAGTCAGAGCAGTACAGCATGTACCCCAGCAACAGGGTAAAGCGCCGCCCGGCGCCTTATGAGGTTGAACTCGACGAGG CTGGCCAGCCAAAGATTGTCCGCCGCATCTTCACAAACAGCCGCGAGCGATGGCGGCAGCAGAATGTAAACGGTGCATTTGCCGAGCTCCGTAAACTCATACCCACTCACCCTCCAGACAAGAAGCTGAGCAAAAATGAGATTCTGAGACTTGCCATGAAGTACATCAGCTTCCTCTCCAACCTCCTGGAGGATCAGGACGGAGGAAGGAACGTTGGCGGCACAACTGACGGGGACACGGGGCTTCTGGTTGGCGTTGCGACTCATGAGGGAGGCCCTCAGGGAGCGCCGCATCAGGAAACTGTGGTGGGCTTGGCGAGGGATGATCTTCTGGAGACAATGTCACCGAGCTCCAGCTGTGGAAGCCTACCAGACGGTGATGCAGAAGGGAGTCCTGAGAGCTTCATGGAGGACCAGGACTCACCTCCAGCTCCAAGGACTCTAACAACCTCACGCGGGCCCTCGCTGCATCTAGCAGCTAGAGATCTCAGGCGCAATGGACGTCCATTAGATGGTTCCACTCGGCGATGA
- the tal1 gene encoding T-cell acute lymphocytic leukemia protein 1 isoform X1 has protein sequence MMEKKEQELCPGSPDAGSGPGRREGSAIISRQNGYKKDEEPRREKREEENEDDDEEEEEEKGRGGFFKGVEETDDVPLQNSSNGTSISIIINGVAKETAPHNALDLKREVPVIELSRRDAIKAVQRRTESHLVPITELRRPPPLPLPPPQRDDARMVQLSPNAFPVPARAMLYNLAQPLAAINSLGGESEQYSMYPSNRVKRRPAPYEVELDEGRRILDLYKYAGQPKIVRRIFTNSRERWRQQNVNGAFAELRKLIPTHPPDKKLSKNEILRLAMKYISFLSNLLEDQDGGRNVGGTTDGDTGLLVGVATHEGGPQGAPHQETVVGLARDDLLETMSPSSSCGSLPDGDAEGSPESFMEDQDSPPAPRTLTTSRGPSLHLAARDLRRNGRPLDGSTRR, from the exons atgatggaaaaaaaggAGCAGGAGCTTTGTCCTGGAAGTCCCGACGCAGGATCCGGCCCTGGAAGGCGCGAGGGCTCCGCCATCATCTCCAGACAGAACGGATACAAGAAGGACGAAGAGCCGCGGAGAGAAAAGAGGGAAGAAgagaatgaggatgatgatgaggaggaggaagaggagaaggggAGGGGGGGTTTCTTCAAAGGGGTTGAGGAGACGGATGACGTTCCGCTGCAGAACTCGAGCAACGGgaccagcatcagcatcatcattaaCGGCGTTGCCAAGGAAACTGCCCCTCACAACGCCCTAGACCTGAAAAGGGAAGTGCCGGTGATCGAGCTCTCCAGGAGGGACGCTATAAAGGCGGTGCAGCGCAGGACTGAAAGCCATTTGGTGCCGATCACGGAACTTCGCAGACCTCCACCGCTGCCGCTACCACCGCCGCAACGAGACGACGCTCGAATGGTCCAACTGAGCCCAAACGCGTTTCCTGTCCCGGCGCGGGCGATGCTCTACAACCTGGCGCAGCCTCTTGCCGCCATCAACAG TCTTGGAGGAGAGTCAGAGCAGTACAGCATGTACCCCAGCAACAGGGTAAAGCGCCGCCCGGCGCCTTATGAGGTTGAACTCGACGAGGGTAGGCGCATTTTAGATCTTTATAAGTATG CTGGCCAGCCAAAGATTGTCCGCCGCATCTTCACAAACAGCCGCGAGCGATGGCGGCAGCAGAATGTAAACGGTGCATTTGCCGAGCTCCGTAAACTCATACCCACTCACCCTCCAGACAAGAAGCTGAGCAAAAATGAGATTCTGAGACTTGCCATGAAGTACATCAGCTTCCTCTCCAACCTCCTGGAGGATCAGGACGGAGGAAGGAACGTTGGCGGCACAACTGACGGGGACACGGGGCTTCTGGTTGGCGTTGCGACTCATGAGGGAGGCCCTCAGGGAGCGCCGCATCAGGAAACTGTGGTGGGCTTGGCGAGGGATGATCTTCTGGAGACAATGTCACCGAGCTCCAGCTGTGGAAGCCTACCAGACGGTGATGCAGAAGGGAGTCCTGAGAGCTTCATGGAGGACCAGGACTCACCTCCAGCTCCAAGGACTCTAACAACCTCACGCGGGCCCTCGCTGCATCTAGCAGCTAGAGATCTCAGGCGCAATGGACGTCCATTAGATGGTTCCACTCGGCGATGA
- the tal1 gene encoding T-cell acute lymphocytic leukemia protein 1 isoform X2: protein MMEKKEQELCPGSPDAGSGPGRREGSAIISRQNGYKKDEEPRREKREEENEDDDEEEEEEKGRGGFFKGVEETDDVPLQNSSNGTSISIIINGVAKETAPHNALDLKREVPVIELSRRDAIKAVQRRTESHLVPITELRRPPPLPLPPPQRDDARMVQLSPNAFPVPARAMLYNLAQPLAAINSLGGESEQYSMYPSNRVKRRPAPYEVELDEAGQPKIVRRIFTNSRERWRQQNVNGAFAELRKLIPTHPPDKKLSKNEILRLAMKYISFLSNLLEDQDGGRNVGGTTDGDTGLLVGVATHEGGPQGAPHQETVVGLARDDLLETMSPSSSCGSLPDGDAEGSPESFMEDQDSPPAPRTLTTSRGPSLHLAARDLRRNGRPLDGSTRR from the exons atgatggaaaaaaaggAGCAGGAGCTTTGTCCTGGAAGTCCCGACGCAGGATCCGGCCCTGGAAGGCGCGAGGGCTCCGCCATCATCTCCAGACAGAACGGATACAAGAAGGACGAAGAGCCGCGGAGAGAAAAGAGGGAAGAAgagaatgaggatgatgatgaggaggaggaagaggagaaggggAGGGGGGGTTTCTTCAAAGGGGTTGAGGAGACGGATGACGTTCCGCTGCAGAACTCGAGCAACGGgaccagcatcagcatcatcattaaCGGCGTTGCCAAGGAAACTGCCCCTCACAACGCCCTAGACCTGAAAAGGGAAGTGCCGGTGATCGAGCTCTCCAGGAGGGACGCTATAAAGGCGGTGCAGCGCAGGACTGAAAGCCATTTGGTGCCGATCACGGAACTTCGCAGACCTCCACCGCTGCCGCTACCACCGCCGCAACGAGACGACGCTCGAATGGTCCAACTGAGCCCAAACGCGTTTCCTGTCCCGGCGCGGGCGATGCTCTACAACCTGGCGCAGCCTCTTGCCGCCATCAACAG TCTTGGAGGAGAGTCAGAGCAGTACAGCATGTACCCCAGCAACAGGGTAAAGCGCCGCCCGGCGCCTTATGAGGTTGAACTCGACGAGG CTGGCCAGCCAAAGATTGTCCGCCGCATCTTCACAAACAGCCGCGAGCGATGGCGGCAGCAGAATGTAAACGGTGCATTTGCCGAGCTCCGTAAACTCATACCCACTCACCCTCCAGACAAGAAGCTGAGCAAAAATGAGATTCTGAGACTTGCCATGAAGTACATCAGCTTCCTCTCCAACCTCCTGGAGGATCAGGACGGAGGAAGGAACGTTGGCGGCACAACTGACGGGGACACGGGGCTTCTGGTTGGCGTTGCGACTCATGAGGGAGGCCCTCAGGGAGCGCCGCATCAGGAAACTGTGGTGGGCTTGGCGAGGGATGATCTTCTGGAGACAATGTCACCGAGCTCCAGCTGTGGAAGCCTACCAGACGGTGATGCAGAAGGGAGTCCTGAGAGCTTCATGGAGGACCAGGACTCACCTCCAGCTCCAAGGACTCTAACAACCTCACGCGGGCCCTCGCTGCATCTAGCAGCTAGAGATCTCAGGCGCAATGGACGTCCATTAGATGGTTCCACTCGGCGATGA
- the si:ch211-13f8.1 gene encoding uncharacterized protein KIAA1614: MEQGHAEKMHPKSSCPAPSGLPINWGLITGPVPEPIFPTASLHTSFPPPQSSAVHSLQTKVKSLTQRKTRGRERDKDREKLDTEAHVSAPSGQISSEVFLRQRPRGNDQLSVPSSSWRSGAVKDSSSDEEEEVEVQVRLEIHSPPAEVQTEEEKKLVKNEGQSSSMIEKMRGEGTSLESLLSDSSSSSKDDPSPPPVPPPPAPVLSSTCSSSPRSWAPPKGFWRVARPETLLLNGVGPHNIPPTLPLKDYTQIEVQAEPQKKSRPSKTGSRDEADDATLKFKHSDSAELYLNRCEQREADVGDVAKAPCTSDSWESTSSQSGVLCADLKLRVKERAYAKLRERQRSCRENHDQPGGESVDYYGDITYRVDYKVSGDQGVLDSTDSALLAQELEPYFRSLLVISDELPLSPRHEQAKRLLERARLKARSTHVKGDRTRRSQSDQRSTAKKPENGSPGGTTEQKAVETKEDPPAQTVSGPLLVPTQRDTSPSDQAGPSRRYGCSPTRVRFEDESEKEAESRYLDRVRQRGRPGMPKSKAKESTTDSSSSGSERSRGQRSVSMPPSQKQEDLVPSNETKVIKEIIVLVKTCEACGAVVREPQTVSSPSDPQSNEPQLSASLEEPRGRTSLCSVLSNKVETSTRPKAPLTVTFAGAYVLGEDKETSTGWKPSGFGKLRRRSRKGESRLESGHGPYGPSWAQRRNSNPRNRLNLNTAVSLAPGSPITLEPQLLEASGGLRESPASLLPIKSALKSSSKHRPATGQSTVQFQMSSNQGDEGRSQSLLDSLESRRESPVTLNQGAASTNSPVPFIRPSTLRYSPVRLASDLPSAELWDITPEGAGLSGETGPGPEFRSLRGMAMSRSEDLRAELLRSEHLKAEALWEESSDGSRKLDGRPKLFLRRFFSSIGLNSVGRLVKGGRSSSMEQLSLPTVPRASSASPSPTRRPQPSIRIQRTPSLQTLHTVLPLAQLRKASSVQSLERRTERSTILGEVQIPYGLAPSPESPQLELHRTLSVEDVVVSRMVRPVGRVTQAFPDGTILLELIKPPNGPFGFVISRGKGRPDTGVYVEKVGDGSVEGLLGVGDEILQVNGEVVAGLSLDQVTRLMTRESSASLRILPARRNQR, translated from the exons ATGGAGCAGGGACACGCTGAAAAGATGCATCCAAAGTCCAGCTGCCCTGCACCCTCCGGGCTCCCCATTAACTGGGGACTCATCACCGGTCCTGTTCCTGAGCCCATTTTCCCCACAGCCTCTCTGCACACCTCCTTTCCTCCTCCTCAGAGTTCGGCCGTGCATTCGCTGCAGACCAAAGTCAAGTCGCTGACTCAAAGAAAAAcgcgagggagagaaagagacaaGGACAGAGAGAAGTTGGACACCGAGGCGCACGTGAGCGCTCCTTCTGGGCAGATTTCGTCCGAAGTCTTTCTCAGGCAGAGACCCAGAGGTAACGATCAGCTCTCTGTGCCTTCGTCCTCCTGGAGATCAGGTGCAGTGAAGGACTCCAGtagtgatgaagaggaggaggtagAGGTCCAAGTCAGGCTGGAGATCCACAGTCCTCCAGCTGAAGTGCAAACTGAGGAGGAAAAAAAGTTGGTAAAAAATGAAGGACAGAGCAGTTCTATGATAGAGAAAATGCGTGGAGAGGGCACCAGTTTGGAGAGTCTTCTCTCAGACAGCTCGAGTAGTAGTAAGGACGatccatctcctcctcctgttcctcctcctcctgcgcCTGTGCTCTCTTCCACCTGTTCATCTTCACCGAGGTCCTGGGCTCCTCCGAAGGGCTTCTGGAGAGTAGCCCGTCCAGAAACACTGCTTCTCAACGGGGTTGGACCCCACAACATACCCCCAACTTTACCTCTAAAGGACTACACTCAGATAGAGGTGCAAGCAGAACCTCAGAAAAAGTCCAGACCATCCAAGACCGGATCCAGGGATGAGGCAGACGATGCCACGTTGAAGTTCAAACACTCCGACAGCGCAGAGTTATACCTGAACAGGTGTGAGCAAAGAGAGGCGGACGTGGGCGATGTGGCCAAAGCACCGTGCACTTCTGACAGCTGGGAGAGCACGTCTTCACAAAGCGGGGTGCTCTGTGCTGACCTGAAGCTCAGGGTGAAGGAGAGGGCCTATGCAAAGTTACGGGAAAGGCAACGATCCTGCAGGGAGAATCACGATCAGCCTGGAGGAGAAAGTGTCGATTACTATGGAGACATAACATACAGGGTGGATTATAAAG TTTCAGGTGACCAGGGGGTTCTGGACAGCACAGACTCGGCCCTTCTTGCTCAGGAACTTGAACCCTATTTTAG GTCACTTCTTGTAATCAGCGACGAGCTACCTCTAAGTCCTCGACATGAACAAGCCAAGCGTCTTCTGGAGCGAGCCAGACTGAAGGCTCGGTCCACTCACGTCAAGGGTGACCGTACCAGACGCTCCCAATCTGACCAAAGATCCACAGC CAAGAAGCCAGAAAACGGATCTCCCGGTGGAACAACAGAGCAGAAAGCTGTTGAAACCAAAGAGGACCCTCCAGCTCAAACGGTGTCTGGTCCCCTTCTTGTCCCCACTCAAAGAGACACATCTCCCAGTGACCAAGCGGGTCCATCTAGGCGATATGGCTGTTCGCCCACACGTGTGCGCTTTGAGGATGAGTCTGAGAAAGAAGCGGAGTCTCGCTATTTGGACCGAGTGAGACAGCGAGGCAGACCTGGGATGCCCAAGTCCAAAGCAAAAGAAAGCACCACGGATTCCAGCAGCAGCGGCTCAGAGAGAAGCAGAGGCCAGAGAAGTGTTTCTATGCCACCTTCTCAGAAGCAGGAAGACCTGGTTCCAAGTAACGAAACAAAAGTGATCAAGGAAATAATAGTGCTGGTGAAGACATGTGAAGCCTGTGGCGCTGTAGTTAGGGAACCTCAGACAGTCTCATCACCGTCAGATCCACAGAGCAATGAACCACAGCTGTCTGCCAGCCTGGAGGAGCCACGGGGAAGAACATCTCTGTGCTCGGTGCTGTCAAACAAAGTGGAGACAAGCACTCGTCCCAAAGCTCCCCTTACTGTCACGTTTGCTGGAGCTTATGTACTGGGTGAAGATAAAGAAACCAGCACAGGGTGGAAGCCATCAGGCTTTGGGAAACTCAGGAGAAGAAGCAGGAAGGGAGAAAGTCGGTTGGAATCGGGCCACGGCCCTTACGGCCCGTCGTGGGCTCAGAGGCGTAACTCGAACCCACGGAACAGGTTGAACTTAAACACAGCCGTTTCCCTTGCTCCTGGAAGCCCCATCACGTTGGAGCCCCAGCTACTGGAGGCCTCTGGTGGACTCAGAGAATCACCCGCATCTTTACTGCCTATAAAGTCAGCACTAAAGTCAAGCTCAAAACATCGCCCTGCTACGGGTCAGTCCACAGTTCAGTTCCAGATGTCCTCAAATCAAGGAGACGAAGGCAGATCCCAGTCCCTTCTGGACTCTCTAGAGTCAAGAAGAGAGTCTCCGGTTACTCTTAACCAAGGAGCAGCATCAACAAACAGCCCAGTGCCCTTCATCAGGCCCTCTACCCTGAGGTACTCCCCAGTTAGACTCGCCTCAGATCTGCCATCTGCTGAGCTCTGGGACATCACTCCAGAAGGAGCAG GTCTCAGCGGAGAGACTGGTCCTGGACCAGAGTTCCGCTCTCTCCGTGGCATGGCCATGTCTCGGTCCGAGGACCTCAGAGCTGAGCTGTTGAGATCAGAACATTTGAAAGCTGAGGCATTATGGGAGGAAAGCTCAGATGGTTCCAG AAAACTGGACGGAAGGCCGAAGCTCTTTCTGCGTCGCTTCTTTTCCTCCATTGGACTGAACAGCGTTGGCAGGCTTGTGAAAGGGGGTCGCTCCAGTAGCATGGAACAGCTCAGCCTACCCACAGTCCCACGGGCAAGCTCAGCCTCACCGAGCCCCACCCGGAGACCTCAGCCAAGCATCCGGATACAGAGGACTCCCTCGCTGCAGACCCTGCACACG GTGCTGCCACTGGCCCAGCTCCGTAAAGCGTCCTCAGTGCAGAGCTTAGAAAGAAGAACTGAGCGTTCAACAATACTTGGAGAAGTCCAGATACCTTACGGCCTGGCACCCAG CCCTGAGAGCCCCCAGCTTGAGCTCCACAGGACCCTAAGCGTTGAAGACGTGGTTGTCTCTAGAATGGTGCGTCCGGTGGGCCGAGTCACCCAGGCTTTCCCTGATGGCACCATCCTCCTGGAGCTCATCAAACCCCCAAACGGCCCATTTGGTTTTGTAATATCAAGGGGGAAAGGTCGACCAGACACAG GTGTGTATGTTGAGAAGGTTGGTGACGGCAGTGTGGAGGGCCTTCTTGGCGTTGGAGATGAAATCCTGCAGGTGAACGGGGAGGTGGTGGCTGGACTCAGTTTGGACCAGGTGACGCGACTCATGACCCGGGAGAGCAGCGCCTCGCTTCGGATCCTGCCTGCTCGACGAAATCAGCGCTGA